A segment of the Halococcus hamelinensis 100A6 genome:
CGAGGCGTATCTCGACGAACTCGACGCCCTCACCGGCGGCGGGTAGCCGCTCCGACAAGCCGTGTTCTTATTCGGACCCGGTACATACCGCCGGTATGTCACAGATCACCCTCATCGGCACCCGTCTCGCGGAACCCGGCACCGAGTTCGTCTATCGCGGCGAGGCCAGCGCGTGCGAGGGCTGTCCCTATCGCGAGCAGTGTCTCAACCTCTCGACGGGGACGAAGTACCGCGTCACGAGCGTTCGCGAGAACGCCCAGACCCTCGAATGCGGCGTTCACGACACCGGCGTGCGCGCGGTCGAGGTCGAGCCCGCCTCCGTGATGGCGAACGTCTCGCCCAAGAGCGCCTACGCCGGGAGCAAGGCCCACCTCGAAGGGCCGTGCCCGCACACCGGCTGTCCGAGCCACCCGTACTGCGAACCCGCGGGTGCCGACTTCGA
Coding sequences within it:
- a CDS encoding UPF0179 family protein, which translates into the protein MSQITLIGTRLAEPGTEFVYRGEASACEGCPYREQCLNLSTGTKYRVTSVRENAQTLECGVHDTGVRAVEVEPASVMANVSPKSAYAGSKAHLEGPCPHTGCPSHPYCEPAGADFETEYRIQEVIGDPPHDYCHLDRELTLVEFAPPTG